The genomic region CGGTCACTTTTTTGAGTGTTTACTGGCCGTGGTAATGGTGGTAATGTAATCATGATGGATAGGAAAATATGAGATGTAGAATATGTATTATTTAAAAACAAGAGTAGTTTAAAAGTTTCCACTCTGCTCTAACATTACTGGTTAATCACCGGATGAGAAAAATAAAGGTAAGAGGAAAGCAGCAATAGTTCCCAATATCACTAGTAATTCAATCAAACTTAAAATTGTGTTACTTTGTAGCAACTGATAAAAGTTTGCCAAGCTTTGTCCATAATTATTAGTAACAGACCAATTACGTAAACGAGTTAACCAATGCTTGGGACTGTCTTGAGTGCGTACTTGCCATGAAATCATGGAAAGCAGTAGTGGCGCACCACCAACTTTAGCAGACATTAAAAGGTGTATAGCCAAAGAACAAATTAGAATTAACCATGCTGTTAAATGGCAATAATACCAAATATGATCCAATTCTCCCAGTGGTAACCATTCTTCTTTCATCATTCTTCCAGACGTCACTGCTAAGACTGCAGCAATTAACATGAAGGTGTTTGCCAAACGTTGTAAACTTAGCCACCAAATTGGTTTATTAAATTGATTAGGTTGGGATATTTTCTGCAGCGAGTCAGCTTGCAATAAACGTATTTTTCCGCCATGGAAGCTATAAAGCGAAAACAGGGGTAATAAGAGTAAGAATAGTAAAGCAACAGTACCGTGTATATCTTGAATAGGATTGATTTTGGCGATGGGAAGACTGCCGAATCTTTTATCGAAGGTATTATATACTAAAAATCCAGTAATAATTGCAGCAAGCACTAAAATCCCACTCAAGGAGTGTAGAATCCTCAAAATTAGCGGTTGATATGGTGTTGAACGACTCATGAGTTAATGTTGGGTGTATTGGTGTCAATTCCTGTTATTATAATCGTTCCAATAGTTCCGGAATATAATCATAACCATCAACACCAATCACAGAGATGATTTTGCCTCGGTTTTTTCCCAGCAGCTCTTGAAAGCTATCCTTACTTATTTGTCTGATCATAGTGTTCAATAGCACTGCTGGTTTGTGCCATTCTTGAGATGCTATCTGCTCTAATAGGTACACAGCTAGGGAACCTGTATAAACTGCTTTCTCAAAATTCAACAATTGATAATAGGTTTCTGATAAGTAAGCTAGGTTACAACCCTGTGTATATAAGTCTCCAGTAACCTGGGCAGTCCTAAAACCCATTTCTAAATATTTAATTGCTATTTGATGTTGTCCGATGACTAAGTGAGCAATACCCAGACTGCTAAAACACAAAGACTGGGTGGCAAGATCCTCTAATTTTTCCGCCAGTTTTAGTCCCCGCTCTAGGTAATTAATTGCCGATTCGTAAATTTCAGGTTCCAGGTTTTCCAATTGCCGTCCCTGCATAACTTCGCTGTAACCCAGAT from Cylindrospermopsis curvispora GIHE-G1 harbors:
- a CDS encoding cytochrome b/b6 domain-containing protein; the protein is MSRSTPYQPLILRILHSLSGILVLAAIITGFLVYNTFDKRFGSLPIAKINPIQDIHGTVALLFLLLLPLFSLYSFHGGKIRLLQADSLQKISQPNQFNKPIWWLSLQRLANTFMLIAAVLAVTSGRMMKEEWLPLGELDHIWYYCHLTAWLILICSLAIHLLMSAKVGGAPLLLSMISWQVRTQDSPKHWLTRLRNWSVTNNYGQSLANFYQLLQSNTILSLIELLVILGTIAAFLLPLFFSSGD